AATAATTACGCATGCGCGCATTTGCACATGTTGCAAGACCCCGTCCTCCCTCCCGGGCCCGCCCACTTGTTACAGCTTGCAACAAGATTTTTGCATTGCGTGTGCTACGCACTGTCTGTGAGGGAAATGCTATTTTCTAAGGGGTATGATGATTCCAACAATATACTTGGTATGCCTAAGatatttctataaatattaGATAGATTAAGTGGACCTATTATCATATCACTATTACCTTTTTGTGGAGGTTTGTAATCCTTACTTCAGTTTCCCCCACTTTTCATAGGGTATCACCAAACCTCTactgtattttatttttgatcccGTCCAACCCATTCGATTggaatgtttgtttttgggcTGCAAATTTATGCAGCAGCCGCCGCTTATTAAGAATTCGTTGGCCCCTTGCCACACGCTCGATGCTGCGGCCCGCGTGCTCCGGGATCGGGATCCTCTGCTCGTCCAATCCCTTCTCCAGTGGCTGCCACATCGTCGCCCGTTCGACGAGGTGGCAGTGGCACTTAATTATTGATAGCATTACAAGCGCAGTTCACTAGGTCACGACGTGTACATGTCAAGGGTTTCCTTTTCGTAAAGCAGGAAGGGAAATGGGTATTGCAACCTGAACTGGAACCTCCGAcatcttcatttatttattcaagcAGACCTCACtattaaaacaatttattcaGAACGAAATCAATTTTGGTTACACACAAAACGCAAAGTTAAGTTACCGGGACTGTATGATGAAAGTATTATGGGAGTATTATAACTGTGGTGAAGACTCTTTTCTTCTACATAAGTGTTGAGTCAATGTCCTTGACTTCCACTTGCTCCATTCCGGGAATGGACTTGACCATTTCGTTCATCTCTTCGGCAGTGGGTCCATCGCTTTCGTTGGGAACGGAGGCGCTGATGCGACCTGTCATGTCACCCATGTCGCCGAGGTCACCGAGGCCACCGAGACCGCCTAGGCCGCCCATGCCGCCCATGCCGCCCATGCCTCCCATTCCACCCATTCCTCCCATTCCCGCCAAGGCAGCAAGTTCATCCAGGCCACCCATGTTCATGTCCAGTCCGTCCATACCGCCACCTCCTCCCAGGCCGGCCAGTTTGGCCATTAGATCGTCGTTTCGGGAGTCGGTTATCACCACCTCGGTGGTACTCAGTAGGGAAGCCACTCCAGCGGCATCCGAAATGGCGGTACGAACCACCTTAGTGGGATCAATAATGCCCTTCTCGATCAGGCGGCCGTATTGACCTTTCATGGCATCGTATCCAAAGTCACCGGACCTGGTCATGACCTTGGCCACCACCATGGCGCCATCTACGCCAGCGTTCTGGGCAATTGTATGGCAGGGCATCCGCAAGGCGTTGCAAATGATCTCCACACCTTTCTTCAGATCCTTGCTCTCCACTTCCATTCTCTCGAGGTGGGGAATGCAGCGAAGGAAGGCGGTGCCACCCCCGGGCACAATGCCCTCCTCAATGGCTGCCCGGGTGGCATTCAGGGCATCCACCACACGATCCTTCTTCTCACTGACCTCCACCTCGCTGATGCCGCCGATGTGGAGCACGGCCACGCCCTTGGTCAAGGCGGAGAGTCGCTGCCGGAGTCGATCCTTTTGCTCGGGCTTTGTCTGTTTGTCGGCCAGCTCGTCCTGGATCTGCTGGATGCGCAGCTCCAGCTGACCCGTTTTGGGCTTGCCCTCCAGCAGCATAGTGCTGTCCTTGGTGATCACAGCCTCGCCCACCTGGCCCATGTCCTGCAGTTTGGCATTCTCTATCTTGGAATAGTTGATGTCGTCGCCGAATATCGTGGCTCCGGTGGCTGCTGATATATCACCAATTAGATCCTTGCGGTGCTGCCCGTAGCTGGGAGACTTTACGGCGCAGACCTGGAGACCCATCCTCAGCTTGTTCAGTACCAAGGCATTCAAGGCCTCGCCACTAATATCCTCGGCTATGATCACCAAAGGACGACGCTCCTTCAGGGACTGCTCAAGTCCCTTAACAATTTGCGATAGGGCTGTGATCTTCTTCAAGGTAATCAGGACCAGGGCGTTGGAAAACTCCACCTTGGAGCCCTTGGCGCTGTTCACAAAGAAGGGCGACACATAGCCAGTGTCGAAGCGCAGGCCCTGGATAATGGTCAGCTCGTCCTTCAGGCGCTTGCCATCCTTGACGGTGATGGTTCCTTTGGGGCCCACCTTATCGGTTGCCTCGGCAATGATGCGCCCTATTTCGGTATCGCCGTTTGCCGATATGGTGGCCACCTGCTGGATTTCCTCGCTGGATTCTACGGACCGGGACATTGACTTTAGCATTTCCTTGACCACGTCCACAGCCATCATGACGCCCCGTCTTATCTCGTTGGGATTGGCACCCCGGGTGATCTGGTTGAAGCCCTCCTTGGCTATAGCCCGGGCCAGGACTGTGGCTGTGGTAGTCCCATCGCCAGCTGCTTGGTTCGTATTGTCGGCCACATCCTGGACCAGTTTGGCCCCCAGATTCATGTGCTGGTCCTTCAGGGCAATCGATCGGGCCACCGTGACGCCGTCCTTGGTGATTTTCGGCGAAGTCCATGGCCGTTCCACGATCACGCTGCGTCCCTTGGGACCCATAGTTACGGCTACCGCGTCCGCTAGGACGTCCACGCCCCGGCTCATCATCGCCCTCACCTCGGGTCCGAAGCGCACCTCCTTGGAGTACATCCTGGTGAAGACGCGGCTGGAGCGGATAGCAT
This region of Drosophila bipectinata strain 14024-0381.07 chromosome 2L, DbipHiC1v2, whole genome shotgun sequence genomic DNA includes:
- the Hsp60B gene encoding 60 kDa heat shock protein homolog 1, mitochondrial, producing the protein MFRSCVRDAIRSSRVFTRMYSKEVRFGPEVRAMMSRGVDVLADAVAVTMGPKGRSVIVERPWTSPKITKDGVTVARSIALKDQHMNLGAKLVQDVADNTNQAAGDGTTTATVLARAIAKEGFNQITRGANPNEIRRGVMMAVDVVKEMLKSMSRSVESSEEIQQVATISANGDTEIGRIIAEATDKVGPKGTITVKDGKRLKDELTIIQGLRFDTGYVSPFFVNSAKGSKVEFSNALVLITLKKITALSQIVKGLEQSLKERRPLVIIAEDISGEALNALVLNKLRMGLQVCAVKSPSYGQHRKDLIGDISAATGATIFGDDINYSKIENAKLQDMGQVGEAVITKDSTMLLEGKPKTGQLELRIQQIQDELADKQTKPEQKDRLRQRLSALTKGVAVLHIGGISEVEVSEKKDRVVDALNATRAAIEEGIVPGGGTAFLRCIPHLERMEVESKDLKKGVEIICNALRMPCHTIAQNAGVDGAMVVAKVMTRSGDFGYDAMKGQYGRLIEKGIIDPTKVVRTAISDAAGVASLLSTTEVVITDSRNDDLMAKLAGLGGGGGMDGLDMNMGGLDELAALAGMGGMGGMGGMGGMGGMGGLGGLGGLGDLGDMGDMTGRISASVPNESDGPTAEEMNEMVKSIPGMEQVEVKDIDSTLM